In one Thermoleophilia bacterium genomic region, the following are encoded:
- a CDS encoding S24/S26 family peptidase: MRESESDLFSLAGGELPLSNRGQLELLYGMRERDAGLRTVVRGGSMAPFVRDGDVVVVAPLRGVAPRVGEVVAVELARGATLAVHRVVRRSHRGVLVRGDNAAAADGVVPPPSVLGRVVRVERGERRVRFGMGPERRVIAALSCLGLLRPLTGAARRAYHALAYTRR, encoded by the coding sequence ATGCGTGAATCCGAGTCAGATCTGTTCAGCTTGGCCGGCGGCGAACTGCCGCTTTCGAACCGTGGCCAACTGGAGCTCCTGTACGGAATGCGTGAGCGTGACGCCGGACTGCGCACCGTGGTGCGCGGTGGGAGCATGGCGCCGTTCGTGCGCGACGGCGACGTGGTGGTGGTGGCGCCGTTGCGGGGGGTGGCGCCTCGCGTCGGTGAGGTTGTCGCCGTGGAATTGGCGCGTGGCGCGACGCTCGCTGTTCATCGCGTTGTGCGGCGCTCGCACCGCGGCGTACTCGTGCGCGGCGACAACGCGGCGGCGGCCGACGGCGTGGTGCCGCCGCCGAGTGTTCTTGGCCGTGTCGTGCGCGTCGAGAGGGGTGAGAGGCGCGTGCGCTTCGGCATGGGGCCCGAGCGCCGAGTGATCGCTGCGCTGAGCTGCTTGGGACTTCTGCGTCCGCTCACCGGGGCGGCGCGCCGCGCGTACCACGCGCTTGCGTACACGCGCCGCTAG
- a CDS encoding PqqD family protein, producing MPPSLTLETMCAPSRDVVAREIEGEVIIVPLVAGIGDADDELYTLNDTGRAIWRLLDGRRTLAEVVEALAAEYEAEGTALEADVLGFADELARRGILGVVD from the coding sequence ATGCCGCCGTCACTCACGCTCGAGACGATGTGCGCGCCATCCCGTGATGTCGTGGCGCGCGAGATCGAGGGCGAGGTCATCATCGTGCCGCTGGTCGCCGGCATCGGCGACGCCGACGACGAGCTGTATACGCTCAACGACACCGGTCGAGCCATCTGGCGACTCCTCGACGGCCGTCGCACCCTGGCTGAAGTCGTGGAGGCTTTGGCTGCTGAGTACGAGGCTGAAGGGACGGCGCTCGAGGCCGATGTGCTCGGCTTTGCCGATGAGTTGGCGCGGCGAGGGATTCTCGGCGTCGTCGACTGA
- a CDS encoding ABC transporter ATP-binding protein — translation MGREAGLSDDSKKPTLRDALHLGAALRLVWRAAPGWTALSAVVAIVQGVVPLLAVYLMKLIVDAVTAAVAAPDHDAALREVLVLVALAGLVGLAAVLLRAGAALANETLGQTVTDYVSDVIHAQSIAVDLAYYENSAYYDTLHRAQQEAPTRPTRIVTDLFASVQSAISVIAMSGLLVTLHWAVGLVVVLVAIPGALVRVKYSRTMYAWQRQRTMAERQSWYLHWLLTSDASAKEVRVFGLGDLLRGMHRDLRGVLRKERLGIARRRALAELATGGAVVLAVFGTFAFIVWETILGVISLGAMVMYYQAFQTGLSSLQSLLGGLAALYEDNLFLTNYGEFMKLEPRAASPAEPVPLPRPVTHGLCLSGVGFRYPDTDRVALADVSLEIRLGEVTAVVGANGSGKTTLVKLLSRLYEPTAGVITLDGVDIRSFDAAEVRRHIGVVFQDFSEYQFTARENIRIGDVERAADDPAIAVAARDAGADEVIQALPHGYDTVLGKWFADGEELSGGEWQKIAVARAFVRDAEFLIFDEPTSALDAEAEWAVFREIKARARGRAVMLVSHRFSTVRGADRIHVMDEGRLVESGTHDELVSLGGRYAQMYAVQARAFRESPL, via the coding sequence GTGGGCAGGGAGGCCGGTCTGAGCGACGACAGCAAGAAGCCGACGCTGCGCGACGCGCTGCATCTCGGCGCGGCGCTGCGCCTGGTCTGGCGTGCGGCGCCCGGCTGGACAGCGCTCAGCGCCGTCGTGGCCATCGTTCAGGGCGTGGTGCCACTGCTCGCCGTGTATCTGATGAAGCTGATTGTGGATGCGGTGACGGCGGCGGTCGCCGCACCCGACCACGACGCCGCCTTGCGCGAGGTGCTCGTTCTTGTGGCGTTGGCAGGACTCGTAGGACTGGCGGCGGTTCTCTTGCGCGCCGGCGCCGCGCTCGCCAACGAGACGCTGGGTCAGACGGTGACGGACTACGTGAGCGACGTCATCCACGCCCAGTCGATCGCCGTCGATCTCGCCTACTACGAGAACTCGGCGTATTACGACACGTTGCATCGCGCCCAACAGGAGGCACCCACACGGCCGACGCGCATCGTGACCGATCTCTTCGCCAGCGTGCAGAGCGCGATCAGCGTAATCGCCATGTCCGGCCTGCTCGTGACTCTGCACTGGGCGGTGGGGCTTGTCGTTGTGCTAGTGGCGATCCCTGGCGCGCTGGTGCGCGTGAAGTACTCACGGACGATGTACGCGTGGCAGCGGCAGCGGACGATGGCCGAACGTCAGAGTTGGTATCTGCACTGGCTCCTCACCTCCGATGCGAGTGCCAAGGAGGTGCGGGTCTTCGGTCTTGGGGATCTTCTGCGCGGGATGCATCGCGACTTGCGCGGTGTGCTGCGCAAGGAGCGATTGGGGATCGCGCGCCGCCGTGCTCTCGCCGAGCTCGCGACCGGCGGCGCGGTCGTGCTCGCCGTCTTCGGCACCTTTGCCTTCATCGTCTGGGAGACAATCTTGGGAGTGATCAGCCTGGGCGCGATGGTGATGTACTACCAGGCGTTTCAGACCGGCCTGAGCTCGCTGCAATCCCTGCTCGGCGGGTTGGCCGCTCTCTACGAAGACAACCTCTTCCTCACCAACTACGGTGAGTTCATGAAGCTGGAGCCGCGGGCGGCGTCGCCGGCGGAGCCTGTGCCCCTCCCGCGGCCCGTCACTCACGGCCTGTGTCTCTCCGGCGTGGGCTTTCGCTACCCCGATACGGATCGGGTGGCGCTCGCCGACGTCTCGCTCGAGATTCGCCTTGGCGAAGTCACGGCGGTGGTCGGCGCCAACGGCTCCGGGAAGACGACGTTGGTGAAGCTCCTGAGTCGGCTGTACGAACCGACGGCCGGCGTGATCACTCTCGATGGTGTGGATATACGCAGCTTCGATGCGGCCGAGGTGCGTCGGCACATCGGTGTGGTCTTTCAGGATTTCTCGGAGTACCAGTTCACGGCGCGCGAGAACATCCGCATCGGTGATGTGGAGCGCGCCGCCGACGATCCTGCGATCGCGGTAGCGGCGCGCGACGCCGGCGCCGACGAAGTCATCCAGGCGTTGCCTCACGGCTACGACACCGTGCTCGGCAAGTGGTTCGCAGACGGTGAGGAGCTGAGCGGCGGGGAGTGGCAGAAGATCGCCGTCGCCAGGGCCTTCGTTCGCGACGCGGAGTTCCTGATCTTCGACGAGCCGACGAGCGCGCTCGACGCAGAGGCGGAGTGGGCGGTGTTTCGGGAGATCAAAGCGCGCGCTCGCGGCCGCGCCGTGATGCTGGTGAGCCATCGCTTCAGCACGGTGCGTGGCGCCGATCGGATTCACGTCATGGACGAAGGCCGCCTCGTGGAAAGCGGCACCCACGACGAGCTTGTTTCGCTCGGCGGTCGCTACGCGCAGATGTACGCGGTGCAGGCGCGCGCGTTTCGGGAGTCGCCGCTCTAG
- a CDS encoding radical SAM protein: protein MSEYVVRATGLPASFAPRLATLDVELTERCDNNCLHCCINLPANDPDAQRRELTTTEWKEMFKQAADLGCLQVRITGGEPLLRPDFEDLYICARQLGMKVLLFTNGRVLGTTRGAHIVDTLVHLPPRVPIEITVYGMHAASYEAVSRVPGSHTQFRRGVDRLLSGNVPFVVKSALLPPNRSEMDEFESWATALPWQNNAPGYAMFFDLRHRRDDPERNRLIASLRIAPEDGVAVLMRHERQYREAMHEFGVRFLGPPGDLLFACGAGHALTVDAYGCAQPCLGLRSPELTIDLKSHSLDEALRAYESLRGMRASNPEYLRRCARCFLKSLCEQCPARAWTEHGTLDTPVDYLCAVAHAKARALGWLAPDEVGYTCGTWRSKVVDEPARASEGQASGCPTSPTETPPCREQ from the coding sequence ATGAGCGAGTACGTCGTCCGCGCCACCGGCCTGCCGGCCTCGTTCGCGCCACGACTCGCCACGCTCGACGTGGAACTCACGGAGCGCTGCGACAACAACTGCCTCCACTGCTGCATCAACCTGCCGGCCAACGATCCCGACGCACAGCGGCGAGAGCTCACAACAACGGAGTGGAAGGAGATGTTCAAGCAGGCGGCCGACTTGGGCTGCCTGCAGGTTCGCATCACCGGCGGCGAACCCCTGTTGCGCCCCGACTTCGAGGATCTGTACATATGCGCCCGGCAGCTCGGGATGAAGGTCCTCCTGTTCACCAACGGCCGCGTGCTCGGCACGACTCGCGGTGCGCACATCGTCGACACGCTCGTCCACCTACCACCGCGCGTCCCGATCGAGATCACCGTGTACGGGATGCACGCCGCGTCGTACGAGGCAGTCTCCCGAGTCCCGGGGTCCCACACGCAGTTCCGCCGGGGTGTCGATCGCCTGCTGTCCGGCAACGTGCCGTTCGTCGTGAAGAGCGCGCTGTTGCCGCCGAATCGCAGCGAGATGGATGAATTCGAGTCCTGGGCCACCGCGCTGCCATGGCAGAACAACGCCCCCGGCTACGCGATGTTCTTCGACCTACGCCACCGTCGCGACGACCCGGAGCGAAACCGGCTGATCGCGTCACTGAGAATTGCGCCCGAGGATGGCGTCGCGGTTCTCATGCGTCACGAGAGACAGTACCGCGAAGCGATGCACGAGTTCGGCGTGCGCTTCTTGGGCCCGCCCGGCGACTTGTTGTTTGCCTGCGGGGCCGGGCACGCCCTCACGGTCGACGCGTACGGGTGCGCGCAGCCGTGCCTCGGCTTGCGCTCACCCGAGCTCACGATCGATCTCAAGAGCCACTCGCTGGACGAAGCGCTGCGCGCCTACGAGTCGCTCCGCGGCATGCGCGCCAGTAACCCCGAGTATCTACGTCGCTGCGCACGCTGCTTTCTCAAGAGCCTGTGCGAGCAATGCCCCGCGCGCGCGTGGACAGAGCACGGCACACTCGACACCCCAGTGGACTACCTGTGTGCCGTCGCGCACGCAAAGGCGCGCGCCCTCGGCTGGCTCGCACCCGATGAGGTCGGCTATACATGCGGCACTTGGCGCAGTAAGGTAGTTGACGAACCAGCGCGGGCAAGCGAGGGTCAGGCAAGCGGGTGTCCTACGAGTCCGACCGAGACACCACCGTGCCGCGAGCAGTGA